The following are from one region of the Rhodospirillaceae bacterium genome:
- a CDS encoding ABC transporter ATP-binding protein, whose amino-acid sequence MAALLRVDGVSKSFRGLLALNNVSFEVSEREIAALIGPNGAGKTTLFNVIAGVFHPDSGSVQLGGADITGRRPDEICHAGIGRTFQIVKPFAQMTVLENVTVAALHGAGTVAEATAAARGFLEMLELDTRAAQHAANLTLPDRKRLEVARALATGPRLLLLDEVMAGLRPSETDRMVATLRRLRDDTGLTILLIEHVMRAVMALSEHITVLHHGEKISEGAPERIVRDPAVLECYLGDQDL is encoded by the coding sequence ATGGCTGCGCTGCTCCGGGTCGACGGCGTGAGCAAGAGCTTTCGCGGCCTGCTGGCGTTGAACAACGTCTCCTTCGAGGTGTCGGAGCGCGAAATCGCCGCCCTGATCGGGCCGAACGGCGCCGGCAAGACGACCCTGTTCAACGTGATCGCCGGCGTGTTCCACCCGGACAGCGGATCGGTCCAGCTGGGCGGCGCCGACATCACCGGCCGGCGGCCCGACGAAATCTGCCATGCCGGGATCGGCCGCACCTTCCAGATCGTCAAGCCTTTCGCCCAGATGACGGTGCTGGAAAATGTCACCGTCGCGGCCCTGCACGGCGCCGGCACCGTCGCGGAAGCCACGGCGGCGGCGCGCGGTTTCCTGGAAATGCTCGAACTCGATACCCGGGCCGCCCAGCACGCCGCCAACCTGACCCTGCCCGACCGCAAGCGCCTGGAGGTCGCAAGGGCGCTCGCGACCGGCCCGCGCCTGCTGCTGCTCGACGAGGTGATGGCCGGCCTGCGGCCCTCGGAGACCGACCGCATGGTCGCGACGCTGCGCCGGCTGCGCGACGATACCGGGCTCACCATCCTGCTGATCGAGCATGTCATGCGCGCCGTGATGGCGCTGTCGGAGCACATCACCGTGCTGCATCACGGCGAGAAGATCAGCGAAGGTGCGCCGGAGCGGATCGTGCGCGATCCGGCGGTGCTGGAATGCTATCTCGGGGACCAGGACCTGTGA
- a CDS encoding ABC transporter ATP-binding protein, which translates to MLSISGLNLFYGDAQALDDVSLEVDAGDIVAVVGSNGAGKSSLIRTIAGIEKPRSGTIVYKGEDITGWPSHRICNLGVGQVAEGRQIFAGLTVRENLEVGAYLERGRRKSAETMERVFAMFPILLERAEQQAGTLSGGEQQMLAIGRCLLGQPELIMFDEPSLGLAPTIVQEVFGIVERLNADGTPIILVEQNVAVSLKMANRAYVLENGRIVLSGPGEDLLQDDRVREAYLGL; encoded by the coding sequence ATTCTGAGCATCAGCGGCCTGAACCTGTTCTACGGCGACGCCCAGGCGCTCGACGACGTGTCGCTGGAAGTCGATGCCGGCGACATCGTCGCGGTCGTGGGCTCGAACGGCGCCGGCAAGAGCTCGCTGATCCGCACCATCGCCGGGATCGAGAAGCCGCGCTCCGGCACCATCGTCTACAAGGGCGAGGACATCACCGGCTGGCCCAGCCACAGGATCTGCAACCTCGGCGTCGGTCAGGTTGCCGAGGGCCGCCAGATCTTCGCCGGGCTGACGGTGCGGGAGAATCTGGAGGTCGGCGCCTATCTGGAACGCGGCCGGCGGAAAAGTGCGGAGACCATGGAGCGGGTCTTCGCCATGTTCCCGATCCTGCTCGAGCGCGCCGAACAGCAGGCCGGCACCCTTTCGGGCGGCGAGCAGCAGATGCTGGCGATCGGCCGCTGCCTGCTCGGCCAGCCCGAGCTGATCATGTTCGACGAACCGTCGCTCGGCCTGGCGCCGACCATCGTCCAGGAAGTCTTCGGCATCGTCGAGCGGCTCAATGCCGACGGCACGCCGATCATCCTGGTCGAACAGAATGTCGCCGTCTCGCTCAAGATGGCGAACCGCGCCTATGTGCTGGAGAACGGCCGCATCGTGCTGAGCGGCCCCGGCGAGGACCTGCTCCAGGACGACCGCGTCCGCGAGGCCTATCTGGGGCTTTAG
- a CDS encoding AMP-binding protein translates to MKPGYPHFDYVEGDPRYRTVVDALDAAAELEPDRIALICGDRQITFAEYRRAVAGMAHHLAGRYAPGDRIAMVMGNGIETAVALMGAYAARMQTAPLNPGYTDRELGRLIADVDPAAIACSPPFAERLRALAGDGPEDGGPDVLTVGDGGIDIWPWAADESLSLPEERPRPEDRCLMFFTGGTTGLPKGAEHIHRSLDFFCRQTRTMWQLEYGGETVLNVAPMFHIWGHDFTLVFPLYIRATMVIVPQYRPDLVIDELVRHRVTVFAGGPAAIFLGLLGSEAIADADLSALRHSMGGGSPLPADLLERWHARTGNEIMEGYGMSEGAPICLNPTHGTKKRMSVGAVPPETRIEIVDLETGTQVMPVGERGEVRLRGPQFTIGYRNRPQETAEAIRDGWLYTGDVGYLDEDGYLFLVDRKKEMILVGGFNVYPREVDEVMMSHPAVAEAAAIAVPDDFLGEAVCVYLALQPGAKAGVEDLLRHAEANLAKYKRPKIVRIVEALPKTGPGKINKLGLKAMEAERAEAP, encoded by the coding sequence ATGAAACCCGGCTATCCGCACTTCGATTACGTCGAGGGCGACCCGCGCTATCGGACCGTCGTCGATGCGCTGGACGCCGCCGCCGAACTGGAGCCGGACCGCATCGCGCTGATCTGCGGGGACCGGCAGATCACCTTCGCCGAATACCGCCGGGCCGTCGCCGGCATGGCGCATCACCTGGCGGGGCGCTACGCGCCGGGCGACCGGATCGCGATGGTCATGGGCAACGGGATCGAGACGGCGGTCGCCCTGATGGGCGCCTATGCGGCGCGCATGCAGACGGCGCCGCTCAACCCGGGCTACACCGACCGCGAGCTCGGCCGGCTGATCGCCGATGTCGACCCCGCGGCGATCGCCTGTTCGCCGCCCTTCGCGGAGCGGCTCCGGGCGCTTGCCGGCGACGGACCGGAGGACGGGGGGCCGGACGTGCTGACCGTCGGCGACGGCGGCATCGACATCTGGCCCTGGGCGGCGGACGAAAGCCTGTCGCTACCGGAGGAGCGGCCGCGGCCCGAGGACCGCTGCCTGATGTTCTTTACCGGCGGCACGACCGGCCTGCCCAAGGGCGCAGAGCATATTCACCGTTCGCTGGATTTCTTCTGCCGCCAGACCCGCACCATGTGGCAACTGGAATATGGCGGCGAGACCGTGCTGAACGTCGCGCCGATGTTCCATATCTGGGGGCACGATTTCACCCTGGTGTTCCCGCTCTACATCCGGGCGACCATGGTGATCGTGCCGCAATACCGGCCGGACCTGGTGATCGACGAACTGGTCCGGCATCGCGTCACCGTCTTCGCCGGCGGGCCCGCGGCGATCTTCCTCGGCCTGCTCGGCTCGGAGGCGATCGCCGACGCCGACCTCAGCGCGCTGCGCCACAGCATGGGCGGCGGCTCTCCCCTCCCCGCCGACCTGCTGGAGCGCTGGCACGCGCGCACCGGCAACGAGATCATGGAAGGCTACGGCATGTCGGAGGGCGCGCCGATCTGCCTGAACCCGACCCACGGGACCAAGAAGCGTATGTCGGTCGGCGCGGTGCCGCCCGAGACGCGGATCGAGATCGTCGACCTGGAAACCGGTACGCAGGTCATGCCGGTCGGCGAGCGCGGCGAAGTCCGGCTGCGCGGCCCCCAGTTCACCATCGGCTACCGCAACCGGCCGCAAGAGACCGCCGAGGCGATCCGCGACGGCTGGCTCTACACCGGCGACGTCGGCTACCTGGACGAGGACGGATACCTGTTCCTGGTCGACCGCAAGAAGGAGATGATCCTGGTCGGCGGCTTCAACGTCTATCCGCGCGAGGTCGACGAGGTGATGATGAGCCACCCAGCGGTCGCCGAAGCCGCCGCCATCGCCGTGCCCGACGATTTCCTTGGCGAGGCCGTGTGCGTCTATCTCGCCCTGCAGCCCGGCGCGAAGGCCGGCGTCGAGGACCTGCTGCGCCACGCCGAGGCCAACCTGGCGAAATACAAGCGGCCCAAGATCGTCCGCATCGTCGAGGCCCTGCCCAAGACCGGCCCCGGCAAGATCAACAAGCTCGGCCTCAAGGCGATGGAGGCTGAACGGGCGGAGGCACCCTGA
- a CDS encoding DNA starvation/stationary phase protection protein has translation MKIDIGIDDEARREIAGGLSRLLADTYTLYLKTHNFHWNVTGPMFNTLHLMFEQQYTELATAVDEIAERIRALGEPAPGSYSQYAALSSIGEETGVPSAEDMIRQLVADQEAVVRTARSVFPAAEAASDEPTADLLTQRMQVHEKTAWMLRSMVS, from the coding sequence ATGAAGATCGACATCGGCATCGACGACGAAGCGCGCAGGGAGATCGCCGGCGGCCTGTCCCGGCTGCTGGCCGACACCTACACGCTCTACCTGAAGACCCACAATTTCCACTGGAACGTGACGGGCCCGATGTTCAACACACTGCACCTGATGTTCGAGCAGCAATACACCGAGCTCGCGACCGCGGTGGACGAGATCGCCGAGCGCATCCGCGCGCTGGGCGAGCCGGCGCCGGGCAGCTATTCGCAATATGCCGCGCTGAGTTCGATCGGCGAGGAGACCGGCGTGCCGTCGGCGGAGGACATGATCCGGCAGCTCGTGGCGGACCAGGAAGCCGTCGTCCGCACGGCCCGCTCGGTCTTTCCGGCGGCCGAGGCGGCGAGCGACGAGCCGACAGCCGACCTGCTGACCCAGCGCATGCAGGTCCACGAGAAGACCGCCTGGATGCTGCGCAGCATGGTGTCGTAG
- a CDS encoding 8-oxoguanine deaminase yields the protein MPTLLARNARVLAVMDDAGTEIPDGGLFCRDGVIEQVGPSSDLPQTADEIIDLSDHVVVPGLVNTHHHLCQNLTRAVPAAQNAPLFGWLQTLYPIWQRMGPDHIRISALVGLAELALSGCTTSSDHLYLFPNGARLDDQIGAAVDLGFRFHATRGAMSIGESEGGLPPDSLTEDEDFILKDSIRVIESFHDPEPMAMVRVAVAPCSPFTVSQDLMRQSAVLARQYGVRLHTHLAENVEDIDYSLERFGMRPGDYIEDVGWAGEDVWHAHCVRLDETETALFARTGTGIAHCPGSNMRLASGIAPLRAWLDAGVKVGLGVDGSASNDDAHLLGEARQAMLLQRVKGNAAELTAREALRVATRGGASVLGRDDIGSLEPGRAADFAAYDLNQPAMAGAEWDPLAALVFCRPPRAAWTVIAGKPVVREGRIATVDMAQALAEHRRLTRELIDGR from the coding sequence GTGCCGACCCTGCTGGCCCGCAATGCGCGCGTCCTGGCGGTCATGGACGACGCCGGGACGGAAATTCCCGACGGCGGCCTGTTCTGCCGCGACGGCGTCATCGAGCAGGTCGGGCCGTCCTCCGACCTGCCGCAGACGGCGGACGAAATCATCGACCTGAGCGACCATGTCGTCGTTCCCGGCCTGGTCAACACGCACCACCATCTGTGCCAGAACCTGACCCGGGCGGTGCCGGCCGCGCAGAACGCGCCCTTGTTCGGCTGGTTGCAGACCCTCTATCCGATCTGGCAGCGCATGGGGCCGGACCATATCCGGATCTCCGCCCTGGTCGGGCTGGCGGAGCTGGCGCTTTCCGGCTGCACGACCTCGTCGGACCATCTGTATCTCTTTCCCAACGGCGCGCGGCTGGACGACCAGATCGGCGCGGCGGTGGACCTCGGCTTCCGCTTCCACGCCACCCGCGGCGCCATGAGCATCGGCGAGAGCGAGGGCGGCCTGCCGCCGGACAGCCTGACCGAGGACGAGGACTTCATCCTGAAGGACAGCATCCGGGTCATCGAGAGCTTCCACGATCCGGAGCCGATGGCGATGGTGCGCGTCGCCGTCGCGCCGTGCTCGCCCTTCACCGTGAGCCAGGACCTGATGCGCCAATCGGCCGTCCTCGCCCGGCAATACGGCGTGCGCCTGCACACCCATCTGGCCGAGAATGTCGAGGATATCGACTATTCCCTCGAACGCTTCGGCATGCGGCCGGGGGACTATATCGAGGATGTCGGCTGGGCCGGCGAGGATGTCTGGCACGCCCATTGCGTCCGGCTCGACGAGACCGAGACCGCGCTGTTCGCCCGGACCGGCACCGGCATCGCCCATTGCCCCGGCTCCAACATGCGCCTCGCCAGCGGCATCGCGCCATTGCGCGCCTGGCTCGATGCCGGGGTGAAGGTCGGCCTCGGCGTAGATGGCTCGGCCTCCAACGACGATGCCCATCTGCTGGGCGAGGCGCGGCAGGCCATGCTGCTGCAGCGGGTCAAGGGGAATGCTGCGGAACTCACCGCGCGCGAAGCCCTGCGCGTCGCCACGCGGGGCGGCGCCTCGGTCCTCGGCCGCGACGACATCGGCAGCCTGGAGCCGGGCAGGGCGGCGGATTTCGCGGCCTACGACCTGAACCAGCCGGCAATGGCCGGGGCGGAGTGGGATCCGCTGGCGGCCCTGGTCTTCTGCCGCCCGCCGCGCGCCGCCTGGACCGTCATCGCCGGCAAGCCGGTCGTCCGCGAAGGCCGGATCGCCACGGTCGACATGGCCCAAGCGCTCGCGGAGCACCGCCGGCTGACGCGGGAGCTGATCGACGGGCGGTGA